One Trichoderma asperellum chromosome 5, complete sequence genomic region harbors:
- a CDS encoding uncharacterized protein (EggNog:ENOG41~TransMembrane:7 (o12-33i45-69o75-98i119-142o162-183i195-215o235-254i)), with protein MPTLETHNGYPLWHYIPNRPAAIVFTILFVITTTHQTYLMFRHRLWFCIPFIIGGVFEIIGYIGRIIAYDATGELIPYILQSIFLLLAPILFAASLYMTLSRVIITVSGSQYSLMSPRWLTRIFVTADVLSFMIQGGGAGILVEGGSDSKAQTGQNIIVGGLVFQLVAFAVFCLNTLLFHLRYRKHGNGESVYHIPWQGILVMLYSTSGLIMMRNTFRAIQYSMGQDGYLLTHEWTVYVMDGMLMFLTMLSFTWKYPSQLGKSQPADFEMTPTREEIRFAKT; from the exons atgcCGACTCTTGAAACACATAATGGCTATCCATTGTGGCATTACATACCCAACCGACCAGCAGCCATTGTCTTTACTATCCTCTTTGTAATAACCACGACTCACCAAACCTATTTGATGTTCAGACATCGTTTGTGGTTCTGTATCCCTTTTATCATAGGCGGCGTTT TCGAAATCATCGGTTATATCGGACGCATCATAGCATATGATGCAACGGGAGAGCTCATTCCCTACATTTTACAATCTATCTTCCTACTTCTCGCGCCTATCCTCTTCGCTGCGTCCCTATATATGACTCTCAGCCGCGTTATTATTACTGTTTCTGGCTCACAATACTCCCTGATGTCACCCCGGTGGCTCACACGCATCTTCGTCACAGCTGATGTTCTCAGTTTCATGATTCAAGGCGGTGGTGCGGGTATACTAGTGGAAGGAGGCTCCGATAGCAAGGCACAGACCGGCCAGAATATCATTGTTGGCGGTCTTGTCTTCCAGCTTGTGGCGTTTGCTGTCTTTTGCTTGAATACCTTGCTGTTTCACCTCCGTTATCGCAAGCACGGCAACGGCGAGAGTGTCTACCATATCCCCTGGCAGGGTATTCTGGTAATGCTCTACTCCACTTCCGGTTTAATCATGATGCGAAACACTTTTCGTGCCATCCAGTACTCTATGGGTCAGGATGGCTATCTGCTCACTCACGAGTGGACTGTATATGTTATGGATGGCATGCTCATGTTTTTAACTATGCTCAGCTTTACCTGGAAGTATCCTAGCCAATTGGGCAAATCTCAACCCGCCGATTTCGAGATGACACCAACTCGAGAGGAGATACGTTTTGCAAAGACTTAG